The genome window GATTAGCGGTAGATGAGTTAGCGACCAATATTGCTAATTATGCTTATGCCGATGATCATGACGACAAAAAAGATATATCATTAGAATCAAATATTTCTCAAGATTCTTTGATAATTACCATTAAAGATAATGGTATTCCTTTTAATCCCATCAATAAAATAGATGCGGAAATGGAGGTAGTGCAAAAACCCATAGAAGAACGCAAAATAGGTGGTTTAGGAATTTTTCTTGCCTTTGATGGGGTGGATGATTTTTCTTATCAGAGGGTTGCTCAACAAAATATTAACACTTTAACTGTGTATCATCACAGGGATTAAGTGTAACCTATTAAAAACAATACTTTTTTCATAATGGCTGTTAATCAAAGGATTCAAGATTTTTTTCAAGAAATTGTGTGCCAATACCCCCAGAAAATAGCACTTTTGACCCATGATGAGCAGTTAACCTATGAGCAGTTAAATATAAAGTCTAATCAGTTAGCCCATTATTTGAGAACTTTGGGTATTGGTTCTCAAGAGGATATGTTGGTGGGGGTATGTTTGGAGAGGAAAGCCAGTTTAATTATCTCCCTATGGGCTATTTTTAAAGCAGGGGCGGGGTATGTTCCCCTTGACCCCTATTATCCTCAAGATCGTTTAAGGTTTATGGTGGAAGATTCTGGGTTGTCGGCCATTATTACAGAAAGTGCCTTTACCCATTTATTCTCAGGGGATGGGGTTCATTTAGTGAATGGGGATGAAGATAATTTTTCCTCTTTTTCTGTAGAGAATCCTTCTCCTAGGTCTTTGGAGCATAATTTAGCTTATGTTATTTATACTTCAGGTTCTACGGGTATCCCCAAAGGAGTAGAAATTGAACACCGCAATACGATCGCATTTATCCAATGGGCGATCGCCTTTTTTAGCTCCGAAGAATTAGCAGGGGTATTGGCCTCTACTTCTGTTTGTTTTGATTTATCCGTATTTGAAATCTTTGTACCTTTGAGCGTGGGGGGTACCGTTATTTTGGTGGATAATATTCTTCATCTGCCTGATTCTCCCCATAGAAATAAAGTTACCCTCATTGATACCGTACCTAGTGCGATCGCCTCTTTAACTAAAATTAAAGGTATTCCTGGCTCCGTAAAAACCGTTAACTTAGCAGGGGAAGCCCTTACTAATAATATTGTTCAGGAAGTTTATAAATTTGATCATGTAGAAAGAGTTTATAATCTCTATGGACCTTCTGAGGATACGACATATTCTACCGTCTCCCTCATTCCGAAAGGTTTTGATGATGTTCCTCCCATTGGAAAACCTATTAGTCAAACCCAAGCCCACTTACTTGATAGCAACTTACAACCCGTAGAAAAAGGCATTATTGGCGAGATTTATTTAGCAGGGGCAGGAATTACTCGCGGATACCGTCATCGCCCCGATTTGACGGCCGAGAGATATTTAAGCAATCCCTTTGAGGAAGATAGTACATCAAAAATGTATAAAACAGGGGACTTAGCAGTTTATTTACATGATGGACAGTTGAAATTTATCGGACGACAGGATCAGCTAGTTAAATTTAGGGGTTTTAGGGTTGAATTGGGAGAAATTGAAGCTGTATTGACCAAGTATCCCCTTGTAGAAAGATCAGCGGTAACACTACATCATTTTACCGATGATGACCAAAGATTAATTGCTTACCTGACTTTAAAAGAAACCAGCAATCGCAAAGAAACTTTGACAGATATTCGTGAATATTTAACTCAAAAACTTCCTCCCCATGAGGTGCCAGGAGGATTTATGGTGCTAGAAAAACTACCCGAAACTCTCAACGGTAAAATAAATCGTCGTGCATTACCCACCCCAGAGCGTCACTTACTTTGGGATAATTCTCAACATTCTACTTATGCGGCTCCTCGCAATGGTATCGAAGAGAAATTAGTACAGATGTGGCAATCTGTTTTAAAAATTGACTCTATCGGCATTGAGGATGATTTTTTTGATTTAGGAGGTAGTTCTCTCAGTGCGATCGCCCTTATCCACGATATAAACACTGAATTTAATACTAATATCTCTTTAGGAGTATTCCTAGAAAGCTCAACCATTTCCTGCTTGAGCAAAAACATCGAACAGAAAAACGACTTATCCTTAACAGAACAAAGACATCAAACCCTAGAAATAGATACAATCCTTCCAGACGATATTTATCCCCAAACTCCCTTTAACTATTCCAAAACCTACCATAGCGCCCTTCTCACTGGAGCCACAGGCTTACTAGGTTCTTACTTATTAGCAGACTTACTGAACAATACCAATTATCAAATTTATTGTCTGGTTAGGGCAAAAGACCAAGAACAAGCCTTACAAAGAATTCAAGCCAAACTAGAAAAAAACGATCTTTGGCAACCTTCTTGGCAATCCAGAATTATCCCCCTAGTGGGTGACTTGGCCAAAACATCTTTGGGTTTAACTGACCAACAAGTAAAGTTTCTTGGTCAAAACCTTGACCTAATTTATCATTGCGGTGCTTGGGTAAATATTGTTTATCCATATTCCTCCATGAGAGGTGCAAACATCGAGAGTACCAAAGAAATTATTAAATTAGCTTGTCAATATCACCCAAAACCTATTTTTTATATCTCTACCACCGATGTTTTTTCTTCCCACGACATCAGGAAAATATCCTTCAATCAACAGCCAGACGGGGATGATCTGTGTGGGGGATATGCTCAAACGAAATATGTAGCCGAAGAATTATTGCAACAAGCCCAAAAAAGAGGATTGCCAGTAACAGTCTTTCGTCCTAGTAATATCATTAATCATCGTGAGTCGGATCCTAACATTGTTACAGAATTTATACCCCGAATGTTCCAAGGTTGTTTACAATTAAATTTATTCCCCCGAATAAATGCGATCGTTAATTTAGTTCCTGTTGATTATGTGAGTCGAATGATAGTACACCTATCTAAAGAATCATCATTTTTTAATCAAACATTTAATATTGTTAATCCGAAACCAGCCTATTTCTCCGATATTTTGCAGTGGTTAAAAAAGAAAAACTACCAATTTTCCATTGTTGATCATCAAGAATGGGTTGATACTTTGGAAAAGATGGTTAAAACGGGAATAAATAACTCTTTGACTCCCTTTGTTAGTTTGCTTCATTTTGAGAATTTTTTACAAAGATCCCTCGGTTCTTTTGAATTTGAAGATAATCAAACTTTACAAGAAATATACTTACAAGTACCTTGTCCCCCAGTAGATGAAAAACTTTTAGATATTTATTTCAATCACTGTATATCCCATTCTTTAACTCAAATCGATGAAATTCAAAAAAGAAGAAACTCCTAAAAAATGTACGGCTATGAAAAGGTTTAATCGCTCCCTTGGTCAAATTACCATGACTAAAACAATCATTGGCGTGGGAGCTATCACACTTATTTTTAATGGGATAGGATATTTTTATCTTCGTCATCTAATTAGGGATAGTATCCTTGGCTATGTGACCAGAAATACGGACATTGTAGTTCAAAGAGAAAGTCAAATTTTTATTGAAGCAGAAAAAAATAATC of Cyanobacterium sp. HL-69 contains these proteins:
- a CDS encoding Serine-protein kinase RsbW, yielding MIETLTVPAHLDSLKPIAEYVMKVAKMAGLDKKSMYKLRLAVDELATNIANYAYADDHDDKKDISLESNISQDSLIITIKDNGIPFNPINKIDAEMEVVQKPIEERKIGGLGIFLAFDGVDDFSYQRVAQQNINTLTVYHHRD
- a CDS encoding Malonyl CoA-acyl carrier protein transacylase codes for the protein MAVNQRIQDFFQEIVCQYPQKIALLTHDEQLTYEQLNIKSNQLAHYLRTLGIGSQEDMLVGVCLERKASLIISLWAIFKAGAGYVPLDPYYPQDRLRFMVEDSGLSAIITESAFTHLFSGDGVHLVNGDEDNFSSFSVENPSPRSLEHNLAYVIYTSGSTGIPKGVEIEHRNTIAFIQWAIAFFSSEELAGVLASTSVCFDLSVFEIFVPLSVGGTVILVDNILHLPDSPHRNKVTLIDTVPSAIASLTKIKGIPGSVKTVNLAGEALTNNIVQEVYKFDHVERVYNLYGPSEDTTYSTVSLIPKGFDDVPPIGKPISQTQAHLLDSNLQPVEKGIIGEIYLAGAGITRGYRHRPDLTAERYLSNPFEEDSTSKMYKTGDLAVYLHDGQLKFIGRQDQLVKFRGFRVELGEIEAVLTKYPLVERSAVTLHHFTDDDQRLIAYLTLKETSNRKETLTDIREYLTQKLPPHEVPGGFMVLEKLPETLNGKINRRALPTPERHLLWDNSQHSTYAAPRNGIEEKLVQMWQSVLKIDSIGIEDDFFDLGGSSLSAIALIHDINTEFNTNISLGVFLESSTISCLSKNIEQKNDLSLTEQRHQTLEIDTILPDDIYPQTPFNYSKTYHSALLTGATGLLGSYLLADLLNNTNYQIYCLVRAKDQEQALQRIQAKLEKNDLWQPSWQSRIIPLVGDLAKTSLGLTDQQVKFLGQNLDLIYHCGAWVNIVYPYSSMRGANIESTKEIIKLACQYHPKPIFYISTTDVFSSHDIRKISFNQQPDGDDLCGGYAQTKYVAEELLQQAQKRGLPVTVFRPSNIINHRESDPNIVTEFIPRMFQGCLQLNLFPRINAIVNLVPVDYVSRMIVHLSKESSFFNQTFNIVNPKPAYFSDILQWLKKKNYQFSIVDHQEWVDTLEKMVKTGINNSLTPFVSLLHFENFLQRSLGSFEFEDNQTLQEIYLQVPCPPVDEKLLDIYFNHCISHSLTQIDEIQKRRNS